One window of Streptomyces sp. SUK 48 genomic DNA carries:
- the arfB gene encoding alternative ribosome rescue aminoacyl-tRNA hydrolase ArfB: MSGPHVIRGSVSLPEAELMWRFSRSSGPGGQHVNTSDSQVELRFDLAATDALPPVWKERALERLAARLVDGVVTVRASEHRSQWRNRETAAVRLAALLAEASAPPPKPRRPTRIPRGINERRLREKKQRADTKRGRSGRDWG, encoded by the coding sequence ATGTCCGGTCCTCACGTCATCCGCGGCTCCGTCTCGCTCCCCGAGGCCGAGCTGATGTGGCGTTTCTCCAGGTCGTCCGGCCCGGGCGGCCAGCATGTCAACACCAGCGACTCCCAGGTGGAGCTGCGCTTCGACCTCGCCGCCACCGACGCGCTGCCGCCGGTGTGGAAGGAGCGAGCGCTGGAGCGGCTGGCCGCCCGGCTCGTCGACGGCGTGGTGACCGTGCGGGCGTCCGAGCACCGCTCCCAGTGGCGCAACCGCGAGACCGCCGCCGTACGCCTCGCGGCCCTCCTCGCGGAGGCCAGCGCGCCCCCGCCCAAGCCGCGCAGGCCCACCCGGATTCCGCGCGGCATCAACGAGCGCCGGCTGCGGGAGAAGAAGCAGCGCGCCGATACCAAGCGGGGCCGTTCGGGGCGCGACTGGGGGTAG